In Cyanobium sp. WAJ14-Wanaka, a single genomic region encodes these proteins:
- the crtR gene encoding beta-carotene hydroxylase, whose product MTLDLAATPHQLSVVTAELPRSVPKEFLDPPAPWNPTVGLFLGGYAMAAITIWGWFVGQWPLYVLLATGFLALHLEGTVIHDACHNAAHPNRFWNAVMGHGAALLLGFSFPVFTRVHLQHHAHVNDPKHDPDHIVSTFGPLWLIAPRFFYHEFFFFQRRLWRRYELLEWGIARAVFASIVIAAANHGFLNFVFNCWFAPALMVGVTLGLFFDYLPHRPFQSRNRWHNARVYPSRMMNWLIMGQNYHLIHHLWPSIPWFEYRPAYHATSHILDAKGSPQRLGLFETKSDGFNFLYDIFLGVRSHSKRRSKLRPIAALMPTRHARRRVLEVLHQTAVSPNR is encoded by the coding sequence ATGACCCTGGACCTTGCTGCCACCCCCCATCAACTTTCTGTGGTGACCGCCGAGCTGCCCCGTTCCGTTCCTAAGGAATTTCTTGATCCCCCCGCCCCTTGGAATCCAACGGTGGGCTTATTTCTGGGTGGCTATGCAATGGCGGCCATCACGATTTGGGGATGGTTTGTGGGCCAGTGGCCCCTCTATGTGCTGCTAGCAACTGGCTTTTTGGCCTTGCATTTGGAGGGCACGGTCATCCATGACGCCTGCCACAACGCCGCCCATCCCAATCGCTTCTGGAACGCGGTGATGGGCCATGGGGCGGCACTGTTACTCGGTTTTAGTTTTCCGGTGTTCACGCGGGTGCATCTTCAGCACCATGCCCATGTGAATGATCCAAAGCATGATCCCGACCACATAGTTAGTACTTTTGGGCCGCTGTGGCTGATTGCACCTCGATTTTTCTATCACGAGTTTTTCTTTTTCCAGCGTCGGCTGTGGCGCCGCTATGAGCTGCTGGAGTGGGGAATTGCCAGGGCTGTTTTCGCTTCAATTGTGATAGCCGCAGCTAACCATGGATTTCTCAATTTTGTTTTCAACTGCTGGTTTGCCCCAGCCTTGATGGTGGGCGTAACCCTTGGTTTGTTTTTCGATTATTTGCCCCACCGGCCTTTTCAGTCGCGCAACCGCTGGCACAACGCCCGGGTTTATCCAAGCCGAATGATGAACTGGCTGATCATGGGCCAGAACTACCACCTAATACACCATCTATGGCCATCTATTCCCTGGTTTGAGTATCGTCCTGCCTATCACGCCACCAGCCACATACTCGATGCCAAGGGATCTCCCCAAAGGCTGGGCTTGTTTGAAACTAAGAGCGATGGATTTAACTTCCTATACGACATATTCCTTGGGGTTCGCAGCCACAGCAAGCGCCGCAGCAAGTTGCGTCCAATTGCAGCCTTGATGCCCACCCGCCATGCCAGGCGTCGTGTGCTCGAAGTGCTTCATCAAACGGCAGTGTCGCCCAACCGCTAA
- the gatC gene encoding Asp-tRNA(Asn)/Glu-tRNA(Gln) amidotransferase subunit GatC, which produces MSKISADDVRKVAQLARLALPEEKIATYTGQLERILGYVAHLEQVDTEGVPPTTRAVEVVNVTRQDSVEPTGVRDDLLNLAPQREGDFFRVPRIL; this is translated from the coding sequence ATGAGCAAGATCAGCGCAGACGACGTGCGCAAGGTGGCCCAACTAGCCCGGCTCGCCTTGCCAGAGGAAAAGATCGCCACCTATACCGGCCAACTCGAGCGCATCCTTGGCTACGTGGCCCATCTCGAGCAGGTGGATACGGAAGGGGTGCCCCCCACAACCCGGGCCGTGGAAGTGGTCAATGTGACGCGCCAGGATTCCGTTGAGCCCACTGGGGTTCGCGATGACCTGCTCAACCTCGCCCCCCAGCGGGAAGGGGACTTTTTCCGGGTTCCGAGGATCCTCTAA
- a CDS encoding creatininase family protein: protein MTISLPGPATTESIRLQLRSWPEVETYLEHCKGVIVPLGSTEQHGPTGAIGTDALTAEAVALEVGRRSGVLVTPAQAFGMAEHHLGFAGTISLQPSTLLAVLHDIVLSLARHGFERIFVINGHGGNIATSKAAFAQAHASAAARGLPNADRLRCKLSNWFMAGPVMQEARRLYGDREGHHATPSEIALTLQLEPSLQSKQRPLPEAAPAGPIHGPEDFRRRHPDGRMGSDPFLAQADHGATFLDLAATALVADLETFLVGG, encoded by the coding sequence ATGACCATTTCCCTTCCAGGCCCGGCCACCACTGAATCGATCCGTCTGCAGCTGCGCAGCTGGCCCGAAGTGGAAACCTACCTCGAGCACTGCAAAGGTGTGATCGTGCCCCTGGGTTCCACCGAGCAACACGGCCCCACGGGCGCCATCGGCACCGATGCCCTCACCGCAGAGGCCGTGGCCCTTGAGGTGGGTCGCCGCAGCGGGGTACTCGTAACCCCAGCCCAGGCCTTCGGCATGGCGGAGCACCACCTGGGCTTTGCCGGCACCATCAGCCTGCAGCCCTCCACCCTGCTGGCCGTATTGCACGACATCGTGCTTTCCCTGGCACGCCATGGCTTCGAGCGGATCTTTGTGATCAATGGCCATGGCGGCAACATCGCCACCAGCAAGGCAGCCTTTGCCCAGGCCCATGCCAGCGCCGCGGCCAGGGGGCTGCCGAATGCCGATCGGCTGCGCTGCAAGCTCTCCAACTGGTTCATGGCCGGACCCGTAATGCAGGAAGCCCGCCGCCTCTACGGCGATCGGGAAGGGCACCACGCAACCCCCAGCGAAATCGCCCTCACCCTGCAACTAGAGCCCAGCCTGCAGAGCAAGCAAAGGCCCCTGCCTGAGGCAGCGCCCGCAGGGCCTATCCACGGTCCAGAAGACTTCCGCCGCCGCCACCCCGACGGCCGCATGGGCTCAGATCCCTTCCTGGCCCAGGCCGATCACGGCGCCACCTTCCTCGATTTGGCCGCCACCGCCCTGGTTGCCGACCTAGAAACCTTCCTGGTCGGCGGCTAG
- a CDS encoding glycine/sarcosine/betaine reductase component B subunit has protein sequence MLQRKLDQFCSEQRPVWVFLRDQQRWVEEALVVAVEGDLVTLRYDAEDDDETHSWEESVRLDSIGAVSTRLAYVCRSGDPDDVITSEDCPEAERLSNP, from the coding sequence ATGCTGCAACGCAAGCTCGATCAATTCTGCTCTGAACAGCGCCCGGTCTGGGTGTTCCTGCGGGACCAGCAGCGCTGGGTGGAGGAGGCCCTAGTGGTGGCCGTTGAGGGCGACCTGGTAACCCTGCGCTACGACGCAGAGGACGACGACGAAACCCATAGCTGGGAAGAAAGCGTGCGCCTCGATTCGATTGGGGCCGTAAGTACCCGGTTGGCCTACGTATGCCGCAGTGGTGATCCCGACGACGTGATCACCTCGGAAGACTGCCCCGAGGCTGAGCGGCTCAGCAATCCCTAG
- a CDS encoding aspartate carbamoyltransferase catalytic subunit yields the protein MSNWSHRHVLDLAAFSLADYATVLELAQRFRAMPVAGARKLPALQGRLMTSLFFEPSTRTRSSFELAAKRLSADVQSFSPSSSSLSKGESILDTARTYVAMGANVLVVRHRCAGVPQGLARDLDQAGESVAVLNAGDGLRSHPSQGLLDLFTLARHFNPELPTPEALRGKRIVIVGDVLHSRVARSNLWALTACGAQVVLCGPATLLPDAFSGFVDAPPPGLAADPVAQRGPIQVVRSLEEALPGADAVMTLRLQKERMHQHLLTSLDRYHQLYGLTHQRLALCGKPVPVLHPGPVNRGVELAGSLLDDPATSLVEEQVRNGIPIRMALLYLLAAKGASA from the coding sequence TTGAGCAACTGGAGTCACCGCCATGTGCTGGATCTGGCGGCCTTCTCGTTAGCCGACTACGCCACCGTATTGGAATTGGCCCAGCGGTTTCGGGCCATGCCGGTGGCAGGTGCCCGCAAGCTTCCGGCTCTCCAGGGCCGGCTGATGACCAGCCTGTTTTTTGAGCCCAGCACCCGCACTAGAAGCAGTTTTGAGCTGGCCGCTAAAAGGCTCTCAGCTGATGTGCAGAGCTTTTCGCCCTCCTCCAGCTCCCTAAGTAAGGGCGAAAGCATCCTCGATACGGCCCGCACCTACGTGGCGATGGGGGCCAATGTGCTGGTGGTGCGGCACCGCTGTGCGGGCGTACCCCAGGGCCTGGCCAGGGACCTTGACCAAGCCGGCGAATCGGTGGCGGTTCTCAATGCTGGCGATGGTCTGCGCAGTCACCCCAGCCAGGGCCTCTTAGATCTCTTTACCCTTGCGCGCCATTTCAACCCCGAGCTGCCCACGCCAGAGGCCTTGCGCGGCAAAAGGATTGTGATTGTGGGCGATGTGCTCCACTCCCGTGTGGCGCGCTCCAACCTCTGGGCCCTGACCGCCTGCGGTGCCCAGGTGGTGCTCTGCGGACCCGCCACCCTGTTGCCGGATGCCTTTAGTGGCTTCGTTGATGCTCCCCCCCCAGGGCTGGCGGCTGATCCGGTGGCCCAGCGCGGCCCTATCCAGGTGGTGCGCAGCCTGGAGGAGGCCCTGCCTGGAGCCGATGCGGTGATGACCCTGCGCCTGCAAAAGGAACGGATGCACCAGCACTTGCTCACCAGTCTGGATCGCTACCACCAGCTCTACGGCCTTACCCATCAGCGCCTGGCCCTCTGCGGCAAGCCCGTGCCAGTGCTCCACCCGGGCCCGGTTAATCGGGGTGTCGAGCTGGCGGGCTCCTTGCTGGATGATCCGGCCACCAGCCTGGTGGAAGAGCAGGTGCGCAATGGCATCCCGATCCGGATGGCCCTGCTCTATTTGCTGGCGGCAAAGGGGGCTAGCGCCTAG
- a CDS encoding DUF565 domain-containing protein, with product MGITASQLPAHNTLQRYQQTRFQLRVAQALAQLEAWSTNPWRRLSLQLIVLLVSFSIGGGIGTISGALAELDPLGALICVVAIELAIRARGPLIRRQSNPLSLQLLDMARIGLLYGLLLDGFKLL from the coding sequence ATGGGGATCACCGCAAGCCAGCTCCCTGCCCACAACACCTTGCAGCGCTACCAGCAAACCCGCTTCCAGCTGAGGGTGGCCCAGGCATTGGCCCAGCTTGAGGCTTGGTCCACCAACCCCTGGCGACGCCTATCCCTGCAGCTAATCGTGCTGCTGGTGAGTTTCAGCATCGGCGGCGGCATTGGCACCATCAGTGGCGCCTTGGCCGAGCTAGATCCACTGGGGGCCCTGATTTGCGTGGTCGCAATCGAACTGGCCATTCGCGCCCGTGGCCCGCTGATTAGGCGCCAAAGCAATCCCCTCAGCCTGCAATTGCTCGACATGGCCAGGATCGGACTGCTCTATGGCCTACTACTCGATGGCTTCAAGCTGCTCTAG
- a CDS encoding PCP reductase family protein, which translates to MEWTPSAESRLKEVPFFVRPVVRRKIEGLAVEAGKSEVDEGFYESAKTQFGQK; encoded by the coding sequence ATGGAATGGACCCCAAGCGCCGAAAGTCGGCTCAAGGAAGTGCCGTTTTTTGTACGGCCCGTAGTGCGCCGCAAGATCGAAGGATTAGCCGTGGAAGCTGGAAAAAGCGAGGTGGATGAAGGCTTTTACGAGAGCGCCAAAACCCAATTCGGTCAGAAGTAA
- a CDS encoding DUF2555 domain-containing protein gives MSAAITPERLAAFDEETTAELAHRLEEDDYPSAFDGLADWHLMRALAIHRPELARPYVHLVDQEPFDED, from the coding sequence ATGAGCGCCGCGATTACCCCAGAACGGCTAGCTGCCTTTGATGAAGAGACCACCGCTGAGCTGGCCCATCGACTGGAAGAAGACGACTATCCATCGGCCTTCGATGGCCTGGCGGATTGGCACTTGATGCGGGCCCTGGCCATTCACCGCCCCGAGTTAGCGCGCCCCTACGTGCACCTGGTGGATCAAGAGCCCTTTGATGAGGATTGA
- the coaBC gene encoding bifunctional phosphopantothenoylcysteine decarboxylase/phosphopantothenate--cysteine ligase CoaBC → MRIESSAPTGLPAATGLPADPLAGRRILVAISGSIAAVKLPQLVSALAKRGAEVRCLLTPSAAALVSPVALASLSRHRCYLDADQWSHLAGRPLHVELAEWAELVLLAPLSATSLARWVQGMADTLLASTLLATEAPVLAAAAMNTSMWQAPAVQRNWQLLQAQQRVLPLAPAPGLLACDRLGDGRMAEPAQLLVALESLALWGWQRDWQGLQLLVSAGPTREALDPARFLSNGSTGLMGVLLAQAARFRGAQVRLVHGPLALDPALLEGLHCTPVQTAAQMQAELLAVQPDADAVAMAAAVADHRRAAPMASKLSKAELATALTADWQEVPDLLAELVARKPAAQRILGFAAQTHLDPSGLGLPQARAKLARKGCDLLFANPIDLPHAGFASGLNQGWLLDADGKETQLPLAPKLAIAHQLLSALRPAAAGPRDLDPVASDR, encoded by the coding sequence ATGAGGATTGAGTCGTCTGCCCCAACAGGGCTGCCTGCCGCAACAGGGCTGCCGGCCGATCCCCTGGCTGGTCGCCGCATCCTGGTCGCCATCAGCGGCAGTATTGCGGCGGTAAAGCTGCCCCAGCTGGTAAGCGCCCTGGCTAAGCGGGGTGCCGAGGTGCGCTGCCTGCTTACCCCCAGTGCCGCTGCCCTGGTTAGCCCGGTGGCCCTGGCTTCCTTGAGTCGCCACCGCTGCTATCTCGATGCGGACCAGTGGAGCCATCTGGCCGGCCGCCCCCTCCACGTGGAGTTGGCGGAGTGGGCCGAACTGGTGCTCCTGGCCCCCCTCAGTGCCACAAGCCTGGCCCGTTGGGTGCAGGGCATGGCCGATACCCTGCTGGCCAGCACCCTTTTGGCCACTGAGGCGCCGGTGCTGGCTGCAGCGGCAATGAATACCTCCATGTGGCAGGCCCCGGCGGTGCAGCGCAATTGGCAGCTGCTCCAGGCCCAGCAGCGGGTGTTGCCCCTGGCTCCAGCCCCAGGGCTCTTGGCCTGTGATCGGCTTGGGGATGGTCGGATGGCCGAGCCAGCCCAGTTGCTGGTGGCCTTGGAATCCCTTGCCCTGTGGGGTTGGCAAAGGGATTGGCAGGGTCTGCAGCTGCTGGTAAGTGCGGGCCCCACCAGGGAGGCCCTTGATCCGGCGCGCTTCCTAAGCAATGGCAGCACAGGCCTGATGGGGGTGTTGTTGGCCCAGGCGGCCAGGTTCAGGGGTGCCCAGGTGCGGCTTGTGCACGGCCCCCTGGCCCTTGATCCCGCCCTGCTGGAGGGTTTGCACTGCACACCGGTGCAAACCGCCGCCCAAATGCAGGCCGAGTTGCTAGCGGTCCAGCCCGATGCCGATGCCGTGGCGATGGCCGCTGCCGTTGCCGACCATCGCCGGGCGGCGCCGATGGCCAGCAAGCTCAGCAAGGCCGAATTGGCGACTGCTCTCACCGCTGACTGGCAGGAGGTGCCCGATCTGCTGGCGGAGCTGGTGGCCCGCAAGCCGGCAGCCCAGCGCATCCTTGGTTTTGCTGCCCAAACCCACCTAGATCCAAGCGGTTTAGGCCTGCCACAGGCACGGGCGAAATTGGCCCGTAAGGGCTGTGATTTGCTCTTCGCCAACCCAATTGATTTACCCCATGCGGGGTTTGCCAGTGGCCTAAATCAGGGCTGGTTGCTCGACGCTGATGGCAAGGAAACCCAATTGCCCCTAGCCCCCAAGCTGGCGATTGCCCATCAATTGCTCAGCGCCCTCAGACCGGCAGCGGCTGGCCCTCGGGATCTGGATCCGGTTGCATCAGATCGATAA
- the psbO gene encoding photosystem II manganese-stabilizing polypeptide — protein sequence MSFRPLLALVLALCLSLVTACSGGAKAVDRANLTYDDIHNTGLANDCPTLPDSARGSIALDSSAKYQLREICMHPSEVYVKGEPANKRQEAQFVSSKILTRFTSSLDQVYGDLGVGPDGLSFKELGGIDFQPITVLLPGGEEVPFTFSSKELLASADGSSITTSTDFDGSFRAPSYRTSNFLDPKGRGLTTGYSSAMGLVPAGDEFTGETVKRYVDGTGTMNLSITKVDASTGEFAGVFTAIQPSDSDMGTKAVVDVKIIGQLYGRLEKV from the coding sequence ATGAGTTTTCGTCCTCTGCTGGCCCTAGTGCTGGCGCTGTGCCTGAGCCTGGTGACCGCCTGTAGCGGTGGGGCCAAGGCCGTGGATCGAGCCAACCTCACCTACGACGACATCCACAACACGGGCCTGGCCAACGATTGCCCGACCCTGCCCGATTCGGCCCGGGGTTCGATCGCCCTTGATTCCTCAGCCAAATATCAGCTGCGGGAAATCTGCATGCACCCCTCCGAGGTGTATGTGAAGGGTGAGCCCGCCAACAAGCGCCAGGAAGCCCAGTTTGTTTCTAGCAAGATCCTCACCCGCTTCACCTCCAGCCTTGACCAGGTCTATGGAGATCTCGGGGTGGGCCCCGATGGCCTCTCCTTCAAGGAGCTAGGTGGCATCGACTTCCAGCCGATCACCGTGCTGCTGCCCGGCGGTGAAGAGGTGCCTTTCACCTTCTCCAGTAAGGAACTACTAGCCAGTGCCGATGGATCTTCCATCACCACCAGCACCGACTTCGACGGCAGCTTCCGCGCCCCCAGCTATCGCACCAGCAACTTCCTCGATCCCAAAGGTCGGGGCCTAACCACCGGCTACAGCTCGGCCATGGGCCTGGTGCCTGCTGGTGATGAGTTCACCGGTGAAACAGTGAAGCGCTACGTGGATGGCACCGGCACCATGAACCTTTCGATCACCAAGGTTGATGCCAGCACCGGTGAATTTGCCGGGGTTTTCACCGCTATCCAGCCCTCCGATTCGGACATGGGCACCAAGGCGGTGGTGGACGTGAAAATCATCGGCCAGCTCTATGGTCGGCTCGAGAAGGTCTGA
- the sat gene encoding sulfate adenylyltransferase yields MAATASGLIAPHGGSLVDLMVAAEAQEEVRASAIRVLECSDRNACDVELLVVGGFSPLRGFMHQADYDAVVASNRTTSGLLFGLPIVFDTNDEAIAVGDRLLLTYRGEDLALFTVESRWEPDKAKEAKGCYGTTSLEHPAVKMIATERGRYYLGGQVQGLGLPRREFPCKTPAEVRSTLPESQDVVAFQCRNPIHRAHYELFTRALDASNVSAGGVVLVHPTCGPTQDDDIAGDVRFQTYERLAAEVNNPRIRWAYLPYSMHMAGPREALQHMIIRKNYGCTHFIIGRDMAGCKSSLTGEDFYGPYQAQDFARDNAAELGMETVPSLNLVYTEEEGYVTAQHAEARGLHVRKLSGTQFRQMLRGGEEIPEWFAFRSVVDVLRSAN; encoded by the coding sequence ATGGCTGCCACCGCATCCGGCTTGATCGCACCCCATGGGGGATCCCTGGTCGACCTGATGGTGGCGGCCGAGGCCCAGGAGGAAGTCAGGGCTAGCGCCATCCGGGTGTTGGAGTGCAGTGATCGCAATGCCTGTGATGTGGAGCTGCTGGTTGTGGGCGGCTTTTCCCCTCTTAGGGGCTTCATGCACCAGGCGGACTACGACGCGGTGGTGGCCTCCAACCGCACCACCAGCGGCCTCCTTTTTGGTCTGCCGATCGTCTTTGACACCAACGACGAAGCCATAGCGGTCGGCGATCGTTTGCTACTCACCTACCGCGGCGAAGACCTGGCCCTATTCACCGTGGAGAGCCGCTGGGAACCCGACAAGGCCAAGGAGGCCAAGGGCTGCTACGGCACCACCTCCCTTGAGCATCCTGCGGTGAAGATGATCGCCACAGAGCGGGGCCGTTACTACCTGGGAGGCCAGGTGCAGGGCCTCGGTTTGCCCCGCCGGGAGTTCCCCTGCAAAACCCCTGCTGAGGTGCGCTCCACCCTTCCAGAAAGTCAAGACGTGGTGGCATTCCAGTGCCGCAACCCCATCCACCGCGCCCACTACGAGCTCTTCACCAGGGCCCTTGATGCCAGCAATGTCAGTGCCGGTGGTGTGGTGTTGGTGCATCCCACCTGCGGGCCCACCCAGGACGACGACATCGCCGGTGATGTGCGCTTCCAGACCTACGAGCGCTTGGCCGCCGAGGTGAACAATCCGCGCATTCGCTGGGCCTACCTGCCCTATTCGATGCACATGGCCGGGCCCAGGGAAGCGCTGCAGCACATGATCATCCGCAAAAATTATGGCTGCACCCACTTCATCATTGGCCGCGACATGGCCGGCTGTAAGTCGTCCCTAACTGGCGAGGATTTCTACGGCCCATACCAGGCCCAGGATTTTGCCCGGGATAACGCCGCCGAGCTCGGCATGGAAACCGTGCCTTCGCTCAACCTCGTGTATACGGAGGAAGAGGGCTACGTGACCGCCCAGCACGCCGAGGCCCGGGGCCTGCACGTGCGCAAGCTCAGCGGCACCCAATTCCGCCAAATGCTCCGCGGCGGCGAGGAAATTCCCGAGTGGTTCGCCTTCCGCAGCGTGGTGGATGTGCTCCGATCTGCCAACTAG
- the ftsH3 gene encoding ATP-dependent zinc metalloprotease FtsH3, with translation MNKRWRNAGLYVILVIVMIAVGTAFLDRPDPANAPRTLRYSDFVEAVEANDVSRVLISPDRGTAQVVENDGRRAVVNLAPDKDLLKLLTDHNVDIAVQPSREPAAWQQAIGSLLFPLLLLGGLFFLLRRAQGGGGNPAMSFGKSKARLQMEPQTQVTFGDVAGIEGAKLELTEVVDFLKNPDRFTAVGAKIPKGVLLVGPPGTGKTLLAKAVAGEAGVPFFSISGSEFVEMFVGVGASRVRDLFEQAKKSAPCIVFIDEIDAVGRQRGAGLGGGNDEREQTLNQLLTEMDGFEGNTGIIIVAATNRPDVLDSALMRPGRFDRQVVVDRPDYSGRLQILEVHARGKTLAKDVDLYKVARRTPGFTGADLANLLNEAAILAARRQLTEVSMDEVNDAIERVMAGPEKKDRVMSEKRKRLVAYHEGGHALVGALMPDYDPVQKISIIPRGQAGGLTFFTPSEERMESGLYSRSYLQNQMAVALGGRVAEEIVYGEDEVTTGASNDLQQVARVARQMVTRFGMSDRLGPVALGRSQGGMFLGRDIAAERDFSEDTAAAIDEEVAQLVSEAYKRATEVLSKNRSVLDELADMLVEKETVDAEDLQELLIRRDVRVAEYV, from the coding sequence GTGAACAAGCGTTGGCGCAATGCCGGGCTCTACGTAATTTTGGTAATCGTGATGATTGCCGTGGGCACGGCTTTTCTGGATCGACCCGATCCAGCCAACGCTCCGCGGACCCTTCGCTACAGCGATTTCGTTGAGGCCGTAGAGGCCAACGACGTTTCCCGGGTTCTGATTTCCCCTGACCGGGGCACCGCCCAGGTGGTGGAAAACGATGGTCGCCGTGCCGTGGTCAACCTGGCACCAGACAAGGATCTGCTCAAGCTGCTCACCGATCACAACGTTGATATCGCAGTGCAGCCCAGCCGCGAGCCAGCGGCCTGGCAGCAGGCCATAGGCAGCTTGCTGTTCCCCCTGTTGCTGCTGGGCGGCCTGTTTTTCCTGTTGCGCCGCGCCCAGGGCGGTGGCGGCAACCCTGCCATGAGCTTCGGCAAGAGCAAGGCCCGGTTGCAGATGGAGCCCCAGACCCAGGTGACCTTCGGCGATGTGGCTGGCATTGAGGGGGCCAAGCTCGAGCTCACCGAAGTCGTCGACTTCCTCAAAAATCCTGATCGTTTTACCGCCGTCGGCGCCAAGATCCCCAAAGGGGTGCTTCTGGTGGGCCCTCCCGGTACGGGCAAAACCCTTTTGGCCAAGGCTGTGGCTGGTGAAGCTGGTGTGCCCTTCTTCTCGATCTCAGGCTCTGAGTTTGTGGAGATGTTTGTGGGCGTGGGTGCAAGCCGGGTGCGCGATCTGTTTGAGCAGGCCAAAAAGAGCGCCCCTTGCATTGTCTTCATCGATGAAATCGATGCGGTGGGCCGCCAGCGGGGCGCTGGCCTAGGCGGCGGCAACGACGAGCGGGAACAAACCCTCAACCAGCTCCTCACCGAGATGGATGGCTTTGAGGGCAACACCGGCATCATCATCGTGGCTGCCACTAACCGCCCCGATGTGCTCGATTCGGCCCTGATGCGTCCAGGTCGTTTTGATCGTCAGGTGGTGGTTGATCGGCCTGATTACAGCGGTCGCCTCCAGATCCTCGAGGTCCATGCCCGGGGCAAGACCCTTGCTAAAGATGTCGACCTCTATAAGGTCGCCCGCCGCACCCCTGGCTTTACCGGCGCTGACCTCGCCAACTTGCTTAACGAGGCGGCAATTTTGGCGGCCCGCCGTCAACTGACCGAAGTTTCGATGGATGAGGTCAACGACGCCATCGAGCGGGTAATGGCCGGCCCTGAGAAAAAAGATCGGGTGATGAGTGAGAAGCGCAAGCGCCTGGTGGCTTATCACGAAGGTGGCCACGCCCTAGTCGGCGCCCTGATGCCCGATTACGACCCCGTTCAAAAGATCAGCATCATTCCCCGCGGCCAGGCCGGTGGTCTCACCTTCTTCACCCCCAGCGAAGAGCGGATGGAGTCGGGCCTCTATTCCCGCTCCTATCTGCAAAATCAAATGGCCGTCGCCCTGGGCGGCCGGGTGGCAGAGGAAATTGTCTACGGCGAAGATGAAGTCACCACCGGTGCCTCCAACGACCTCCAGCAGGTTGCTCGGGTGGCAAGGCAGATGGTTACTCGCTTTGGCATGAGTGATCGCCTTGGTCCCGTGGCCCTTGGCCGCAGCCAGGGTGGCATGTTCCTCGGCCGCGATATCGCAGCCGAGCGTGACTTCTCCGAAGACACTGCAGCCGCAATTGATGAGGAAGTGGCCCAGCTAGTTTCTGAGGCCTACAAACGCGCCACCGAGGTGCTCTCCAAAAATCGTTCTGTTCTCGATGAGCTGGCCGACATGCTTGTCGAGAAGGAAACGGTGGATGCGGAAGATCTGCAGGAGTTGCTGATTCGCCGTGACGTGCGGGTGGCCGAGTACGTCTGA
- a CDS encoding bifunctional 4-hydroxy-2-oxoglutarate aldolase/2-dehydro-3-deoxy-phosphogluconate aldolase produces the protein MLRSVEPIQLVNRLKQLDAIGVRHVEIAWSPLPAWSEQCAELKQRFPSLNLGAASVRQVEALEAAAVAGLTYAVSPVLDPGLLQLACQLGITLVPGVLSPSEVYRAQTLGCGLVKLFPASSLGPAYWPRLRAPLGDLPFCIAAGGLAPTDVLAWLSSGVDAVALGGTLDYGGTFDHDKAWQSLRELVLALGDAALPLLPEQVISQH, from the coding sequence GTGCTTCGTTCTGTTGAGCCCATCCAGCTGGTTAATCGGCTCAAGCAGCTCGATGCGATTGGGGTGAGGCATGTCGAAATTGCCTGGAGTCCGCTGCCGGCCTGGTCAGAGCAGTGCGCTGAATTGAAGCAGCGCTTTCCCTCTCTCAACCTCGGTGCAGCATCTGTGCGGCAGGTCGAGGCCCTGGAGGCTGCGGCAGTTGCGGGCCTGACCTACGCCGTTTCGCCGGTGCTTGACCCAGGCCTGCTGCAGTTGGCCTGCCAGCTGGGCATAACCCTTGTGCCCGGGGTGCTTAGCCCCTCCGAGGTCTACCGGGCCCAAACTCTCGGCTGTGGGCTGGTCAAGCTTTTTCCCGCCAGCAGCCTGGGGCCGGCCTATTGGCCCCGCCTACGGGCACCGCTTGGGGACTTGCCGTTTTGCATTGCGGCTGGGGGCTTGGCCCCCACCGATGTGCTGGCTTGGCTTAGCTCCGGGGTGGATGCGGTTGCCCTGGGCGGGACTTTGGACTATGGCGGAACTTTTGACCACGACAAGGCCTGGCAGTCATTGAGGGAGCTTGTTTTGGCCCTAGGGGACGCTGCACTGCCCCTGCTGCCTGAGCAGGTGATCAGCCAGCACTAG